The proteins below are encoded in one region of Alistipes communis:
- a CDS encoding beta family protein yields the protein MKYTLQIKTGDAEYRALKNIPKEIFANPNFRLLIEITRGRKSKNDKIGDLQKRVDALDDFLDPSSFVFFDITSEESLSNEQIDQLYDFQYGYVNWRILFAELHTQYPNAVPMLLVNDQDNDYTNFVAQIKTFTAEYNKIGYKIYPAVDEDIIEEEIKIIRDNIKEDTQLFIFYDQGYIVDGLIKMATARAVDYLGKTSAILETVRNVEYIFTSTSFPDSVTSLSGNMDGHIKCSEMLLYDQIISAVKDIKVSYSDYGSITPKRNDEAAYYSRGWTPRIDVPTISKQQIYYYRQKREKRDYADVYIDVAKKCISDSLFPSDVDCWGVKTIRSAATGFKPGATPSFWLSVRMNIFIIEQLKRLSIIQ from the coding sequence ATGAAATATACATTGCAAATTAAAACAGGAGATGCAGAATATCGTGCCTTGAAAAACATTCCTAAAGAGATATTTGCTAATCCTAATTTTCGATTATTGATTGAGATTACTCGTGGACGAAAAAGCAAAAACGACAAAATAGGAGATTTGCAAAAAAGGGTTGATGCGTTAGATGATTTTTTAGATCCTTCTTCATTTGTATTTTTCGATATTACATCTGAAGAAAGTTTAAGTAATGAGCAAATAGATCAGTTATATGATTTTCAATATGGGTATGTAAATTGGAGAATATTATTCGCCGAATTACATACGCAATACCCTAATGCCGTTCCTATGCTCCTTGTCAATGATCAAGATAATGATTATACAAACTTTGTAGCACAAATTAAAACATTTACAGCGGAATACAATAAAATTGGATATAAAATATATCCAGCTGTAGATGAAGATATTATTGAAGAAGAAATAAAAATCATAAGAGACAATATTAAAGAAGATACACAGCTGTTTATCTTTTATGATCAAGGATATATTGTTGATGGTCTTATAAAGATGGCAACAGCAAGAGCTGTGGACTATTTGGGCAAAACATCTGCAATATTAGAGACTGTCCGTAATGTGGAGTATATATTTACCAGCACATCTTTTCCTGACAGTGTAACCAGTTTAAGCGGAAATATGGACGGACATATTAAATGTTCAGAGATGCTGCTTTATGATCAAATAATTAGTGCAGTCAAAGATATTAAGGTGTCATATTCCGATTATGGTAGTATTACTCCCAAACGTAATGATGAAGCGGCATACTACAGCAGAGGATGGACTCCAAGAATAGATGTCCCTACAATTTCTAAACAACAAATATATTATTATCGTCAAAAAAGAGAAAAGAGAGACTATGCAGACGTTTATATAGATGTAGCAAAAAAATGTATATCAGATTCTCTTTTCCCGAGTGATGTTGATTGTTGGGGAGTTAAAACAATAAGAAGTGCAGCAACGGGTTTTAAGCCGGGAGCAACACCTTCATTTTGGTTGTCTGTACGAATGAATATTTTTATTATTGAGCAATTAAAAAGATTATCTATAATCCAATGA
- a CDS encoding ImmA/IrrE family metallo-endopeptidase — protein MKNSSQEVAADIIRNKPEYVKNSTFDIFSYVKSLSDVELKIEPLCDDISGYIEKVGDKFVIVVNSLQSPLRQRFTLAHEFGHYSLHKADLEGKHQDTVLFRDANEDSLGIEYAANDFAAELLIPKESFEDAIKSGKNTPKQLSNLFQVTEKAILYRAYKLGIIKSFPN, from the coding sequence GTGAAAAATTCTTCACAAGAGGTTGCTGCAGATATTATCAGAAATAAACCAGAATATGTCAAAAATTCCACATTTGATATATTTTCCTATGTAAAATCATTATCAGATGTCGAATTAAAAATTGAGCCTTTGTGCGATGACATATCTGGATATATAGAAAAGGTGGGAGATAAATTTGTTATAGTTGTAAATAGTTTACAGTCGCCTCTTCGCCAAAGATTTACGCTTGCACATGAATTTGGGCATTATTCATTGCATAAAGCAGATTTGGAAGGCAAGCACCAAGATACAGTATTATTCCGTGATGCTAACGAAGATAGTTTAGGTATCGAGTATGCAGCAAATGATTTTGCAGCTGAATTGTTAATTCCAAAAGAATCATTTGAAGATGCTATTAAATCTGGGAAAAATACACCCAAACAGTTAAGCAATCTTTTTCAAGTAACGGAAAAAGCTATTTTATATCGTGCATATAAACTCGGTATAATAAAGTCATTCCCTAATTAG
- a CDS encoding DUF3945 domain-containing protein, with amino-acid sequence MGLNKEILLENQSMGDILKGRIPNKLVPLKHKMDGRWVDLGLGTISPIRDDAGNVQLRIFTRLDEPQYKISPYKELFTDKEIERLETDGHLGSTKKMKDFTSGRECECYVSVHEATNRLTTLPVDALTLPTRIYGKEIGDDIEALRSGKEIFVEDIHLKDGRVISGHARVDANRGDVVFRNDNNPHLRIHDTVFGVKISADIQAKLANHEVVFIPGMKVSGKTISTDLRYSDTGRPLFGNNARNYRSRLGEENPRPRQRVRRRLPSLPGAQPKGMKIG; translated from the coding sequence TTGGGCCTGAACAAAGAAATCCTGCTGGAGAATCAAAGCATGGGCGACATCCTCAAGGGACGTATCCCCAACAAACTGGTGCCGCTCAAACATAAGATGGACGGCCGCTGGGTCGATCTGGGACTCGGCACGATTTCGCCGATCCGCGACGATGCGGGCAATGTCCAACTCCGTATCTTCACACGTCTGGACGAGCCGCAGTACAAAATATCGCCGTATAAGGAGCTCTTCACGGACAAGGAAATCGAGCGCCTCGAAACCGACGGACATCTGGGTTCCACCAAGAAAATGAAAGATTTTACCTCGGGCCGCGAGTGCGAGTGTTATGTCAGCGTCCATGAGGCGACGAACCGCCTGACGACGCTTCCGGTCGATGCGCTGACGCTCCCCACCCGAATCTACGGCAAAGAGATCGGCGACGACATCGAGGCGCTGCGCTCCGGCAAGGAGATCTTCGTCGAAGACATCCACCTCAAGGACGGTCGGGTCATCTCGGGCCATGCACGCGTGGACGCCAACCGCGGAGACGTGGTGTTCCGCAACGACAATAATCCGCATCTGCGCATCCACGATACGGTTTTCGGAGTCAAGATAAGTGCAGACATCCAAGCGAAGCTGGCCAACCACGAGGTCGTCTTCATCCCCGGCATGAAAGTCAGCGGCAAGACGATCAGCACCGACCTTCGTTACAGCGACACGGGCCGGCCTCTGTTCGGCAACAACGCCCGCAATTACCGTTCGCGTCTGGGCGAGGAGAATCCGCGTCCGCGCCAGCGCGTCCGCCGGCGTCTTCCGTCGCTTCCCGGCGCACAACCCAAAGGCATGAAAATCGGTTAG
- a CDS encoding DUF1896 family protein, producing the protein MKRHVEEKELPYFAATLTAYLRESHPELLPDKHFIAERSDHAAQTYERAVRNGNSVYEALELSNAVLYQDLRFSKYDAIFEVVSEWFPEVAARQRTAFCLKLLPVCEEAFEMYDLTDDFESSPSYKNLLLELTGLIQTHIERHGIQ; encoded by the coding sequence ATGAAACGACACGTAGAAGAGAAAGAGTTGCCGTACTTCGCGGCAACTCTTACCGCTTATTTGCGCGAAAGCCATCCCGAACTGCTCCCCGACAAACACTTCATCGCCGAGCGGAGCGACCATGCGGCGCAGACCTATGAACGTGCCGTTCGCAACGGCAACAGCGTCTACGAGGCTCTGGAACTCTCGAACGCCGTTCTGTACCAAGACCTGCGCTTTTCGAAATACGATGCGATCTTCGAGGTCGTGTCGGAATGGTTCCCGGAGGTCGCAGCCCGGCAGCGCACCGCTTTCTGCCTGAAACTGCTTCCCGTCTGCGAAGAGGCGTTCGAGATGTACGACCTGACCGACGACTTCGAAAGCAGCCCGTCCTATAAAAATCTCCTTTTAGAACTCACCGGACTCATCCAAACCCACATCGAACGGCATGGCATACAATAA
- a CDS encoding N-6 DNA methylase, with product MRELHELLRHYAGSEQRYKDFVQSMRNSTLTAFYTPPAIVRTLAETLRNAGVVPRRLLDPSAGAGIFPSSFREAADGEIEILSFEKDLLTGQVLSALAREREQVVIDGFQTIETAYDDYFDVVTSNIPFGDTRIFDAAFRKSDDPVRGQALKAVHNYFFIKGLDTLREGGILAFVTSAGVMDAPGNEPVRRYLMEHARLVSAVRLPNNLFTEYAGTEVASDLVVLQKWSEKRELTPDEQCFVSSSEIGNGIYLNDYHRDFKHAIHTMVSHEKSLYGQSALVLHYDGGPERIAERLRGILANDFTARLDTERYTQYLRPLHIPQAQTVPPTARRQNRVAAPQPMLTPEQASVAPTPEVSAPAASLFGSAAAVPIARRPLGQRRAGRRTDTTGMSDLFTQGNLFAQPAEAAEATDAPAAIAALVSENKDPRPFTGTMLPHYKERSLVLFEGQVGRLGGLTRQGCTFHPEELGTLSRYRAERYIPLRDTYQLLCRLEMQNEIEYKGLRRKLNGCYENFTALLGDLNKKENVAFILNDPGGREVLGLERFVEGRKQLSDILRRPVSFDSNEIKQVDTATEALAASLNKFGRVEFPYMESLASRSRQELIDELGDRIFYNPMVKGYEIRERLAAGNVVAKAE from the coding sequence GTGAGGGAGCTGCACGAACTGCTGCGCCATTATGCCGGCAGCGAACAGCGGTATAAAGACTTCGTGCAGAGCATGCGCAATTCTACGCTGACGGCATTCTACACACCGCCGGCCATCGTGCGTACGCTCGCCGAGACGCTCCGGAATGCAGGAGTCGTTCCCCGCAGGCTGCTCGATCCCAGCGCCGGGGCCGGGATTTTCCCGTCGTCGTTCCGGGAAGCCGCCGACGGCGAAATCGAAATCCTCTCCTTCGAGAAAGACCTGCTGACCGGACAAGTGCTCTCCGCACTGGCCCGGGAACGAGAGCAGGTCGTCATCGACGGTTTCCAGACCATCGAAACGGCCTATGACGATTATTTCGACGTAGTAACGTCCAATATTCCCTTCGGTGATACCCGGATTTTCGACGCTGCCTTTCGGAAGAGCGACGACCCGGTTCGAGGACAAGCGCTCAAGGCCGTTCACAACTATTTCTTCATCAAGGGTCTGGATACGCTCCGCGAAGGCGGTATTCTGGCGTTCGTCACCTCGGCGGGCGTCATGGACGCTCCCGGCAACGAACCTGTCCGCCGCTATCTGATGGAGCATGCGCGGCTGGTTTCGGCCGTGCGGCTGCCGAACAACCTCTTTACGGAGTATGCCGGCACGGAAGTGGCCAGCGACCTCGTCGTCCTTCAGAAATGGAGCGAAAAGCGGGAGCTTACCCCCGACGAGCAATGCTTCGTCAGTTCGTCCGAGATCGGCAACGGAATTTACCTGAACGACTACCACCGGGATTTCAAGCACGCGATCCATACGATGGTTTCGCATGAAAAAAGTCTCTATGGACAATCCGCTCTCGTACTGCACTACGACGGAGGTCCGGAACGGATCGCCGAGCGGCTGCGCGGAATCCTCGCAAATGATTTCACAGCCCGCCTCGACACCGAACGATATACGCAATATCTCCGTCCGCTCCATATCCCGCAGGCGCAAACCGTGCCGCCGACCGCCCGGAGGCAAAATCGGGTCGCGGCTCCGCAGCCCATGCTGACACCGGAGCAGGCATCCGTTGCACCGACTCCGGAAGTATCGGCTCCGGCCGCATCGCTTTTCGGCAGCGCTGCCGCCGTTCCGATCGCCCGCCGTCCGCTGGGACAGCGGCGGGCCGGGCGCAGAACGGATACGACCGGCATGTCCGATCTCTTCACGCAGGGAAATCTGTTCGCACAACCGGCGGAGGCCGCGGAGGCCACGGATGCCCCGGCAGCAATCGCTGCGCTGGTTTCGGAGAATAAAGATCCGCGGCCCTTTACCGGCACGATGCTTCCGCACTACAAAGAGCGGTCGTTGGTTCTGTTCGAAGGGCAAGTCGGGCGTCTGGGCGGCCTGACACGACAGGGCTGTACGTTCCATCCCGAAGAGCTGGGAACCTTGTCCCGATACCGGGCCGAACGCTATATCCCGCTGCGGGATACCTACCAGCTGCTCTGCCGGCTCGAAATGCAGAACGAGATCGAATACAAGGGCCTGCGGCGCAAACTCAACGGATGTTACGAGAACTTCACGGCTCTGTTGGGCGATCTGAACAAGAAGGAGAATGTCGCCTTCATCCTGAACGATCCCGGCGGGCGGGAGGTGCTGGGGCTCGAACGTTTCGTCGAAGGCCGAAAACAGCTCTCCGACATCCTCCGACGCCCCGTATCGTTCGACTCTAACGAGATCAAACAGGTCGATACGGCGACCGAAGCGCTGGCCGCCTCGCTCAACAAGTTCGGACGGGTGGAGTTTCCCTATATGGAGTCGCTCGCATCGCGTTCCCGGCAAGAGCTGATCGACGAGCTGGGCGATCGCATTTTCTACAATCCGATGGTTAAGGGGTATGAAATCCGCGAACGGCTCGCGGCTGGGAATGTCGTCGCCAAAGCCGAATGA
- a CDS encoding helicase-related protein, which yields MDAFGIENHGYSPLISQKYVVKGDFEVYDGMDLLHHAMLNTLPNINKDGGKDEHGKTIRIPDFEARQKADTLITEIRQAFVEWLHAQPDDFKERLTDLYNRKFNCYVRPRYDGSHQQFPGLDLRGLGIEDLYPSQKDAIWMIKQNGGGICDHEVGTGKTLIMCVAAYEMHRLGLARKPMIIGIKANIHEIARTFRTAYPNARLLYPGKEDFTPENRLRIFSDIKNNNWDCIILTHEQFGKIPQSAEVQQRILRQEMDDIDENLASYEKQGGHVDGWILRGLEKRKENLDAKLHELQETIDAQKDDTVDFQQMGIDHLFVDESHNFKNLMFNTRHSRVSGLGNTDGSKKAMNLLYAIRTIQQRTGRDLGATFLSGTTIANSLTELYLLFKYLRPKELERQDIPCFDAWAAVFAQKTSEFEFSVTNEVISKERFRYFIKVPELAMFYNEITDYRTAADVGIDRPELDEELCQIPMTDDQQAFLDKLVLFAKTGDPEHIGRTDLSDGEVKALMLLVTMYSNKLSLDMRLISPAYADSPGNKASRSAANIAEYYRRYEDQKGTQMVFCDLSTYKPGIWNVYSEIKRKLVEDHGIPAQEIRFVQEAASDKVRQAMFDAMNEGKIRVLFGSTQKLGTGVNAQKRIVCMHHLDIPWRPMDLEQRNGRGARKGNIVAKEYAGNKVKAYVYAVLRTLDAYKLNLLHNKQQFIDQLKRNRLGARRLDEGAISEDSGMNFAEWMAVVSGNTDLLQKAKLEGRIAALESEQTIFMRTRHEAQSQLQRYTAEIGRRATMLERLKRDWDYINEVAPLDAKGKRANPLRIDGVESADIVAHGKRLVEIDRTVNTGDDYQKIGTLFDFRILVRTERMQKDGLALTVNKFMVEGLDGIKYTFNNGHLAAEPKTAATNFIRALDTIPSLMATYEKEKKQFTRDIPTFEQQIAAVWPKEEELKRLKAEAESLTRKIQLDIAQKQQEMQAKTADNGNELKIENAEIVDEAARPSKAELLSAASGSQEEPPEEREHVVSPPESDFIRNHILLVRPATNVKAKGPKL from the coding sequence ATGGATGCCTTCGGCATCGAGAACCACGGGTACAGCCCTCTGATCTCCCAGAAATACGTCGTCAAAGGGGACTTCGAGGTCTACGACGGTATGGATCTGCTGCACCATGCCATGCTCAACACGCTGCCCAACATCAACAAGGACGGCGGCAAGGACGAACACGGCAAGACCATCCGGATTCCCGACTTCGAGGCCCGGCAGAAGGCCGACACGCTCATCACCGAAATCCGGCAAGCGTTCGTCGAATGGCTGCATGCGCAGCCCGACGATTTCAAGGAGCGGCTTACCGATCTCTACAACCGCAAATTCAACTGCTATGTCCGTCCACGCTACGATGGCAGCCACCAACAGTTTCCGGGGCTCGACCTGCGGGGGCTGGGCATCGAAGACCTGTATCCCAGCCAAAAGGATGCGATCTGGATGATCAAGCAGAACGGCGGCGGCATCTGCGACCACGAGGTCGGTACGGGCAAGACGCTCATCATGTGCGTCGCAGCGTATGAGATGCACCGTCTGGGACTGGCCCGCAAGCCGATGATCATCGGTATCAAAGCCAACATCCACGAGATCGCCCGAACCTTCCGCACGGCCTATCCCAATGCCCGTCTGCTCTATCCAGGCAAGGAGGATTTCACGCCGGAAAACCGCCTGCGGATCTTCAGCGACATCAAGAACAACAACTGGGACTGCATCATCCTTACGCACGAACAGTTCGGCAAGATACCCCAGTCGGCTGAGGTGCAGCAACGGATTCTCCGGCAGGAGATGGACGACATAGATGAAAATCTGGCGTCCTACGAAAAGCAGGGCGGACATGTGGACGGCTGGATTCTGCGCGGTCTGGAAAAACGCAAGGAGAATCTGGATGCCAAGCTCCACGAGTTGCAGGAGACAATCGACGCGCAAAAGGACGATACGGTGGATTTTCAGCAGATGGGAATAGACCATCTGTTCGTCGATGAATCGCACAACTTCAAGAATCTGATGTTCAACACCCGCCACAGCCGTGTGTCGGGACTGGGAAATACCGACGGCAGTAAGAAGGCCATGAATTTGCTGTACGCCATCCGCACCATTCAGCAGCGCACGGGGCGCGATCTCGGCGCGACGTTCCTTTCGGGAACGACCATTGCCAACTCCCTGACGGAGCTGTATCTGCTGTTCAAGTATCTGCGTCCCAAAGAGCTGGAGCGGCAGGACATTCCCTGCTTCGATGCGTGGGCCGCGGTATTCGCGCAGAAAACATCGGAGTTCGAGTTTTCGGTGACCAACGAAGTGATCTCCAAAGAGCGTTTCCGCTATTTCATCAAGGTTCCGGAGCTGGCCATGTTCTACAACGAGATTACCGACTACCGCACGGCCGCAGACGTGGGAATCGACCGTCCCGAGCTGGACGAGGAGCTATGCCAGATACCTATGACCGACGATCAGCAGGCGTTTTTGGACAAACTGGTGCTCTTCGCCAAGACGGGAGATCCCGAACATATCGGACGCACCGACCTGAGCGACGGGGAGGTCAAAGCCCTGATGCTGTTGGTGACGATGTACTCCAACAAGCTCTCGCTCGACATGCGGCTGATAAGTCCCGCGTATGCGGATTCGCCGGGCAACAAGGCCAGCCGCAGTGCCGCCAACATCGCAGAATACTACCGGCGATACGAAGATCAGAAAGGCACGCAGATGGTCTTTTGCGATCTCTCGACCTATAAACCCGGCATTTGGAACGTATATTCGGAGATCAAACGCAAACTGGTCGAAGACCACGGTATTCCGGCGCAGGAGATCCGCTTCGTACAGGAAGCCGCGAGCGACAAGGTGCGGCAGGCGATGTTCGACGCCATGAACGAAGGGAAAATCCGGGTGCTTTTCGGCTCGACGCAGAAACTCGGAACGGGAGTCAATGCCCAGAAACGAATCGTCTGCATGCACCACCTCGACATTCCGTGGCGGCCGATGGATCTGGAACAGCGCAACGGCCGCGGCGCACGGAAAGGCAACATAGTCGCCAAGGAGTATGCCGGCAATAAAGTCAAAGCCTATGTCTATGCCGTTCTGCGCACGCTCGATGCCTATAAGTTGAATCTGCTGCACAACAAGCAGCAGTTCATCGACCAGCTCAAGCGCAACCGGTTAGGTGCGCGGCGGCTGGACGAGGGGGCCATCAGCGAGGATTCGGGGATGAACTTCGCGGAATGGATGGCAGTGGTATCGGGAAATACCGACCTGCTGCAAAAGGCCAAGCTCGAAGGCAGGATCGCGGCGCTGGAGAGCGAGCAGACGATCTTCATGCGTACCCGACATGAGGCGCAGAGCCAACTGCAGCGCTACACGGCAGAGATCGGACGACGGGCTACGATGCTCGAACGTCTGAAACGCGACTGGGACTATATCAACGAGGTGGCGCCGCTGGACGCCAAAGGCAAGCGGGCCAATCCCCTGCGGATCGACGGCGTAGAATCCGCGGATATTGTCGCTCACGGCAAACGCCTCGTGGAAATCGACCGCACGGTAAATACCGGCGACGATTACCAGAAAATCGGCACGCTGTTCGATTTCCGCATTCTCGTCCGCACCGAGCGGATGCAGAAAGACGGGCTGGCGCTTACAGTCAATAAATTCATGGTCGAAGGGTTGGACGGCATCAAGTACACGTTCAACAACGGGCATTTGGCTGCGGAGCCGAAAACCGCAGCGACGAACTTCATCCGGGCGCTCGACACGATACCGTCACTGATGGCGACCTACGAGAAAGAGAAAAAGCAATTCACCCGCGACATTCCGACCTTCGAGCAACAGATCGCAGCCGTATGGCCCAAAGAGGAGGAGCTGAAGCGGCTCAAGGCCGAGGCAGAGTCGCTGACTCGGAAGATTCAGCTCGACATCGCACAGAAGCAGCAGGAGATGCAGGCGAAAACAGCTGATAACGGCAATGAGCTGAAGATCGAAAATGCGGAGATTGTGGACGAGGCCGCCAGACCGTCGAAGGCAGAGCTGCTTTCTGCGGCATCCGGGAGCCAAGAAGAACCGCCGGAAGAACGGGAGCACGTCGTGTCTCCGCCCGAATCGGACTTTATTCGCAATCATATTCTTCTCGTGCGGCCCGCGACGAACGTGAAGGCCAAAGGGCCGAAGTTATAA
- a CDS encoding helix-turn-helix domain-containing protein gives MKPLKGNPILRLLRLVLRRFNRLELLIQNNSRPLPDDLIDTPAVRMLTRMSDRTLSRRRSDGTIPYVKHGGKIYYSRSRVLEALRNEPNTTSTNKVKKS, from the coding sequence ATGAAGCCATTGAAAGGTAATCCGATTCTGCGTTTGTTACGTCTGGTATTGCGGCGATTCAATCGTCTCGAACTACTCATCCAAAACAATTCTCGACCTTTACCCGATGACCTGATCGACACTCCGGCAGTCCGTATGCTTACCCGGATGTCCGACCGTACCCTCTCCCGTCGTCGGAGCGACGGCACGATCCCTTATGTCAAGCACGGCGGCAAAATCTATTACAGCAGATCGCGCGTTCTCGAAGCCCTCCGGAATGAACCCAATACCACATCAACTAATAAAGTAAAGAAGTCATGA
- a CDS encoding cold-shock protein, with the protein MKGKVKWFDGKKGYGFITGEDGKEVFVHYSGIVKDGFKALNEKQEVEYELGEGSKGIQAINVKVVE; encoded by the coding sequence ATGAAAGGCAAAGTTAAATGGTTCGATGGCAAGAAAGGCTACGGATTCATTACTGGCGAAGACGGTAAGGAAGTGTTCGTTCACTACTCGGGCATCGTCAAAGACGGTTTCAAGGCTCTCAACGAGAAGCAGGAAGTTGAATACGAACTCGGCGAGGGCAGCAAGGGCATTCAGGCGATCAATGTGAAAGTAGTTGAGTAA
- a CDS encoding 6-phosphofructokinase → MKEAIAILTGGGPAPGMNTVVGSVAKTFLAKGYRVIGLHYGYSGLFNPSPRYEDLTFTQADYIFNQGGSYLTMSRFKPTDKDFEENFNLNFFTENNVKLLVTVGGDDTASTANRIAKFLEAKHYPIANIHVPKTIDNDLPLPAGTPTFGYQSAKEGGTVIGRAVYNDARTSANWFVVAAMGRSAGHLAFGIGSACHYPMIVIPEMFNKTEITVEKIVNLVVSSIIKRKIMGIDYGVAMISEGVFHALSDEEIKKSGIHFSYDEHGHPELGKVSKAHIFNEMLENKLKELKIKVKSRPVEIGYEVRCQTPIAYDLVYCSELGMGVYKLFSEGKTGCMVYISQDGFVSPLYLKDLQDPATGKIPPRLVNIDSDKIQQVIDNLMNYITPADYEAAKAYVADPEVFDFKKILNW, encoded by the coding sequence ATGAAAGAGGCAATTGCAATTCTTACAGGTGGCGGTCCCGCACCGGGCATGAATACGGTGGTGGGCAGCGTCGCCAAAACGTTCCTTGCCAAAGGGTATCGCGTGATCGGTCTGCACTACGGTTATTCGGGTCTTTTCAATCCCTCGCCCCGCTACGAAGACCTGACTTTCACGCAGGCCGACTACATCTTCAATCAGGGCGGTTCGTACCTCACGATGAGCCGTTTCAAACCGACCGACAAGGATTTCGAGGAGAATTTCAACCTCAATTTCTTCACCGAGAACAACGTCAAGCTGCTCGTGACCGTCGGCGGCGACGACACCGCATCGACGGCCAACCGCATCGCCAAGTTCCTCGAAGCGAAGCACTACCCCATCGCCAACATCCACGTCCCGAAGACGATCGACAACGACCTGCCGCTGCCGGCCGGCACGCCGACGTTCGGCTACCAGTCGGCCAAGGAGGGCGGAACGGTCATCGGCCGCGCCGTCTACAACGACGCACGCACGTCGGCCAACTGGTTCGTCGTAGCGGCCATGGGCCGTTCGGCGGGGCACCTCGCCTTCGGCATCGGCTCGGCCTGCCACTACCCGATGATCGTCATTCCGGAGATGTTCAACAAGACGGAGATCACCGTCGAGAAGATCGTCAACCTGGTCGTTTCGTCGATCATCAAGCGCAAGATCATGGGCATCGACTACGGCGTGGCCATGATCTCGGAAGGTGTGTTCCACGCCCTGAGCGATGAAGAGATCAAGAAATCGGGCATCCATTTCTCCTACGACGAGCACGGACATCCCGAACTGGGCAAAGTATCGAAGGCGCATATCTTCAACGAGATGCTGGAAAACAAGCTCAAAGAACTGAAAATCAAGGTAAAGTCGCGTCCCGTAGAGATCGGTTACGAAGTACGCTGCCAGACTCCGATCGCCTACGATCTGGTCTACTGCTCGGAGTTGGGCATGGGCGTCTACAAACTCTTCTCGGAGGGCAAGACGGGCTGCATGGTCTACATCAGCCAGGACGGCTTCGTGTCGCCGCTCTATCTCAAAGACTTGCAGGATCCCGCCACGGGCAAGATTCCGCCCCGTCTGGTCAATATCGACTCGGACAAGATCCAGCAGGTAATCGACAACCTGATGAATTACATCACGCCGGCCGACTACGAGGCCGCCAAGGCGTACGTGGCCGACCCCGAAGTCTTCGATTTCAAGAAGATTCTCAACTGGTAG
- a CDS encoding tetratricopeptide repeat protein: MNSDKRAEREQHRAWLRECIARCRAEVARYEKAVERRPNTYRPRLAEAQHTLGKFYWWRHTPASYRTALRLFTQALRNYDSYRGRRDLTLNRLTLMSDLQQLSLRLDDDRAEEVLLGLLSAYESMAAAAPLVYGEDVASTLWQLGNLHADARRFGEAERMYLRALDKHAEFDGEDPHRYRPATAQCRRSLGRLYEEMHDDARAEEAYLASAAILRELCEDPFERCNHLRSLARTLVLLADLCERRGACGEAARYRTEAEALEAERGA; encoded by the coding sequence ATGAACTCCGACAAAAGAGCCGAACGGGAGCAACACCGAGCCTGGCTACGCGAATGCATCGCCCGCTGCCGCGCGGAGGTCGCCCGCTACGAAAAGGCCGTCGAACGACGCCCGAACACCTACCGTCCCAGACTCGCAGAGGCACAGCATACGCTGGGAAAATTCTACTGGTGGCGCCACACGCCCGCCTCCTACCGCACGGCGCTTCGCCTGTTCACGCAGGCGCTCCGCAACTACGACAGCTACCGGGGGCGGCGCGACCTGACGCTCAACCGCCTTACGCTGATGAGCGATCTCCAACAGTTGAGCCTTCGTCTCGACGACGACCGCGCCGAGGAGGTGCTGCTCGGCCTGCTATCCGCTTACGAAAGCATGGCCGCCGCTGCACCGCTCGTCTACGGCGAGGACGTAGCCTCGACGCTCTGGCAGTTGGGAAACCTCCATGCCGACGCACGGCGCTTCGGCGAGGCCGAACGCATGTACCTGCGTGCATTGGACAAACACGCCGAGTTCGACGGGGAAGACCCGCACCGCTACCGTCCCGCAACGGCACAGTGCCGACGATCGCTGGGACGACTCTACGAGGAGATGCACGACGATGCCCGCGCCGAAGAGGCCTACCTCGCATCGGCCGCCATACTGCGCGAACTGTGCGAAGATCCCTTCGAACGGTGCAACCATCTTCGTTCGCTGGCCCGTACCCTCGTGTTGCTGGCCGACCTCTGCGAACGGCGGGGCGCCTGCGGCGAAGCGGCCCGATACCGCACCGAAGCGGAGGCGCTGGAGGCCGAACGCGGAGCATGA